In a single window of the Melanotaenia boesemani isolate fMelBoe1 chromosome 22, fMelBoe1.pri, whole genome shotgun sequence genome:
- the LOC121633778 gene encoding moronecidin-like produces the protein MKCTVVFLVLSMVVMMAEPGECIFGLIFKGIGAAIKGIHHAIHGHGKLADEQADQQLQQQDQQLQQQDQQLQEQEQQEQQEQDQQEQEQEQREQEQEQLDKRSLEFKPARHRFD, from the exons atGAAGTGCACTGTGGTGTTTCTGGTGTTGTCCATGGTTGTCATGATGGCTGAACCTGGAGAGTGCATTTTTGGACTGATTTTTAAAGGAATCGGTGCAGCTATTAAAGGCATCCATCA TGCTATCCATGGGCACGGGAAACTTGCTGATGAGCAAGCAGaccagcagcttcagcagcaggaccagcagcttcagcagcaggaccagcagctgcaggagcaggagcagcaggagcagcaggagcaggacCAGCAGGAACAGGAGCAGGAGCAGAGggagcaggagcaggagcagCTAGATAAACGTTCGCTTGAATTCAAGCCTGCAAGACATCGTTTTGACTAA